The following is a genomic window from Staphylococcus saccharolyticus.
AATTTAAGTGAACCTAAGGCACTCATTGGTTTTGCAGGTAGACGTGTGATTGAACAAACGATTAATGAAAAGTTACCGGATGACTTTCAAACAGCTGAATTTCTTTTAGAGCATGGACAACTTGATAAAGTTGTTCATCGTAAAGATATGAGAGAAACTCTATCAAATATATTAAAAATGCATCAAGAGGTGAGTCGAGAATGTTAGATTTTGAAAAACCACTTTTTGAAATAAAAAATAAAATTGAGTCTTTAAAAGAATCTCAAGAGAAAAATGAAGTTGATCTTCAAGAAGAAATAGATATGTTAGAAGCTTCTCTTGAAAGAGAAACTAAAAAAATATATACCAATTTAAAACCTTGGGATCGAGTACAAATTGCACGTTTACAAGAAAGACCAACTACGTTAGATTATATACCTTATGTTTTCGATTCATTCATTGAGTTGCATGGAGATAGAAACTTTAGAGACGATCCAGCTATGATTGGTGGCATTGGCTATTTAAATGGTAAAGCAGTCACATTGATTGGACAACAACGTGGGAAAGACACTAAAGATAACATATATCGTAATTTTGGAATGGCTCATCCTGAAGGATATCGTAAAGCGTTACGTTTAATGAAACAAGCAGAAAAGTTCAAGCGTCCAATTTTTACCTTTATCGATACTAAAGGTGCTTATCCTGGTAAAGCTGCTGAAGAAAGAGGACAAAGTGAGTCGATTGCTACAAACCTTATTAAGATGGCTTCATTAAAAGTACCTGTAATTGCAATAGTAATTGGTGAAGGTGGTAGTGGTGGCGCACTTGGAATTGGTATAGCCAATCGTGTATTAATACTTGAAAATAGTACTTATTCAGTAATATCGCCTGAGGGTGCAGCAACATTATTATGGAAAGATAGTAATTTAGCACAAATTGCTGCTGAAACCATGAAAATTACTGCAAATGATTTAAAAGGTTTAGAGATTGTTGATGAAGTCATTAAAGAACCACATGGTGGTGCACATAAAGATGTTGAGTTACAAGCGCAAACCATTAAAGATGTTTTCATTCATCACCTTAATGACTTAGAAGATTTATCACCTCAAGATTTGGTTCACAATCGTTTTAATAAGTTTAGACAAATAGGATCTGTTGTAGAATAAAAATACAAA
Proteins encoded in this region:
- a CDS encoding acetyl-CoA carboxylase carboxyltransferase subunit alpha, encoding MLDFEKPLFEIKNKIESLKESQEKNEVDLQEEIDMLEASLERETKKIYTNLKPWDRVQIARLQERPTTLDYIPYVFDSFIELHGDRNFRDDPAMIGGIGYLNGKAVTLIGQQRGKDTKDNIYRNFGMAHPEGYRKALRLMKQAEKFKRPIFTFIDTKGAYPGKAAEERGQSESIATNLIKMASLKVPVIAIVIGEGGSGGALGIGIANRVLILENSTYSVISPEGAATLLWKDSNLAQIAAETMKITANDLKGLEIVDEVIKEPHGGAHKDVELQAQTIKDVFIHHLNDLEDLSPQDLVHNRFNKFRQIGSVVE